GGTGTggcagaggtgtgtgtgtaaagCGGCACTCCTCCCATTGGGCTcacctcctcgttctctttcactGTGGCCGTCTGCAAGTTCGCCACGGTTCATCTCCACTTTTTCTTTGCGGCGAGGCGGATGGCGgggcacacgtacacgcgcacacgtacgtgtacgtttgtgtgtgcatctACGCATATACATACAGTTCCATCCATGTACGGAGACTGGCGGCTCTCTTGATGGAGTTCTACTAGCATCGAAGTCTACTAAAGCTGTGCTTCATCTTCGTCTCCTCTCGCATACTCGCCGAGAAGTGAGAGAGTTACAGGGTATCAGACACGCGCCAGCACACACGAGTCTTTTGCGCTTTTactcttcttgctctctgcctttctcctTGTCGCGTTGTATACACACCACCTCGCCCTCGGCGTTGTTTGTGTCTTGAGTGTGAGTCGGGGGCCGCGATTCctttatttttctctcttcgtcaGGCCCCTCTATGAGGCTCTTCACTCGACGACCTCGACTGCACTCCTcatttccccctttccctacACCTCTCCGAAATGGCGTcgctcctccccaccctgGCTGAGCAGGACCCGGAGCTGGCGAACATGATCGAGCTTGAGATGAGTCGCCAGTTCCGCGGGTTGGAGATGATCGCCTCGGAGAACTTGACGTCCAAGGCGGTCCTGGAGTGCCTCGGTTCTGCCCTGACGAACAAGTACGCCGAGGGAGAGCCCGGCAACAGGTACTACGGCGGTACCGTGTACGTCGACATGGTCGAGAACCTTGCCAAGAAGCGTGCCTTGGCGGCTTTTGGCCTCGACCCCGAGGTGTGGGGGGTTAATGTGCAGCCCTACAGCGGGTCACCGGCAAACTTCGCTGCCTACACTGCCTTGCTAGAGCCTCACAGCCGCATCATGGGCCTTGACCTGCCcagcggcggccacctcacACACGGCTTCTACACACCGAAGAAGAAGGTAAGCGCAACGTCAATCTACTTCGAGTCTTTCCCCTACCGGGTCAAGGAGGACGGCCTGATCGACTACGACACCCTCGAGTCCGTCGCGCTGGTGTTTCGACCCCAGATGATTATCGCCGGCGCCTCGGCTTACGCGCGTGACTTTGACTACGAGCGGTTCCGTCACATATGTGATGAGGTGGGCAGTCTTCTGTTGATGGACATGGCCCACACGGCTGGCCTGATTGCCGGTGGCGCGCTCAAGTCCCCGTTTCCATACGCAGATGTGGTGACGACCACCACTCACAAGTCCCTGCGCGGGCCGCGTGCTGGCATGATTTTCTACCGCAAAAAGGACTTCCAGGGCAAGCCGACCGACTACGAGAACCGCATCAACCAGGCTGTCTTCCCTGGATGCCAGGGCGGGCCGCACGAGCATCAAATCGCCGCTATCGCCACGCAGATGCGGGAAGTGTGCACCCCGGAGTGGAAGGTGTACGCCAAGCAAGTGCAGTCCAACGCCCACACGTTGGCAGACGCGCTGAGCGCCAAGGGTCACAAGTTCGTTTCTGGTGGCACCGACAACCACCTGCTGCTATGGAATGTGAGGGTCCACGGCTTGACAGGCAGCAAAATGGAGAAGCTGCTCGACGCCGTCTCCATTTCCGTCAACAAGAACACCATTCCTGGAGACAAGAGTGCCATGACGCCTGGTGGCATTCGTGTTGGCACGCTGTCGTTGACTTCTCGCGGGATGGTGGAGGCAGACATGCGGGTTATCGCGGAGTTTCTCGACCGCGCCATTGAGCTGGCCAAGCAAATCCAGACGGAGGTGGGCTCGGTCAAGTTGAATGACTTTGTCGAAGCCCTGCCAAAGTACTCCGGTGTGGCTGCCCTCCGCAGGGATGTGGAGGCGTTTGCGACGACCTTTTCGATCCCCACGTTTGACGTGGCGCGCATCAAATACTGGGGCGATCCTCCCAAGGAGTTGTAGCGTGGCCCCACCAAAAGGAGGACTTGCAGGGGGGCCTCATCCATAGATTCAGCTCAGTGCGGGCTCAGATCCAGACCGCACAGGCACTGCATGGCAAGGAagcgagggggtgggtgggtgggcaggtTTGAGTGGTGGGTGAGCATGAGAAGGAAAGCAGCGGGGGCTGCGTCCGCAGTGATGAATGCTGCTGCCCAAGCGTCATGTTCTTTTAGTCTGCCTTGAAGGGATGTATCGTCGCTTTAAGAGCTGTGCTGTCAGCAGGACGACATGGCGAGGTCGTGTCGCTGAGTGCGCTTGTAGCGCGAGCGTCAGCTTTGCAACCCCTCGGTAGCCCTGGATACCCCATCTCAGCACAGCAAATACaaccagcgctgctgcaccccaCGAAGGGTTCTCGAACACTACGTCTCCCCAAACTTCATTAGCCGGcgctttgttgttgttgtctccGTGCTGCGATTTGAAGTGggttttccttttttttttcctcgctGTTGCTCAGAAGTCAAGTCGACTGTGAGTCGTGCcggacgcacacgcacccgccCACGCAGCCAGAGTAAACCCATGTTTACCGAGCCCCAGTCAATGACTGAGGCAGACTTGGAGATCCGAAAAGGCATGCAatgcacgaggaggagcggaaaGGGTGAAGGTaaacaaagaagaggaggatgggagtcgtgcgtgcgtgttaTGGATTTTGTGTGGTAGTATGCGCACACCTCAGCCTGGCTCCCTTGTGcgctgtgcctgtgcatcctatcgcttccctctctcccgttgtctttcccctttgcgCCTCGCTCTGTGTTGGCAAGCCCCGGCTTTTATTTTTCCTTGTCTTCTCTGTATATCGCCGGCATGTCTGGTCTGACTTTACTCTTATCGTAGTTGACCTCGCCTTCTTGTGCACCGCCATCCTGAGGCATGCGGCAGGGCCCTTGCCAGTACGCACTGGACTGAAGCATGGTGTGAGGGGGTATGGCAGAGCGTGGCTGACAGCAGGTTTGAGGGAGAAgtagagaggaagagagagaacgtcACGCTTATAGATCAAgtggggagggcgaggagggcaacCAGaggcttcttctctttccctcgctcCTTTATTCTGGTcacccccccttctccttaAACGACAAAGACGAAGAcgagcgccactgccgcgatCAAAGTCTTTCGGATGTGCGCTTGCCTCGCTGCGAAAACACGCGTCGGTGAGAGACGCCCTTCCACATACTCACAACCCCACTCTCCGCACGGGCATACTCAGACCCGCCATCCTTCTTTCCCTTACCTCGAGAGCAATCACTCAGGGTGCGGCTGCCTTCACCGTCATGCTACCTACATACACTGCGAGAGGGAAACGAGCATCTCACGAACTTCCCTCATGACTCACCGATGATAGTGCAGAAGGCGCGGTGTGTCACTACCATCTGAGAAGCCCCTTTTCGCATTCAGTGCCCATGAGCTGCCGATgccgctttctccttttcaaCGTGTCTGCCTCGTGCCATACAACAGGAAGCTCAGCTCCACCCTACACCGGCCCCTCGCTGGCCCATCGCaccgtgcgaagcagccgtaggcaCGCGAGAGAGCAGTCCACCCGCGCAGCCATCCGAGCACCGCCCCAGCCCCAGTCCCCCtcgggggaaggagagggggctcagggctccccacaccgGTAGGCACTGAGGGTCGGACGAGACAGGCTCGGGTCACGCTGGCGCCTGGCCCATCGCGGGCGCGGTGCAAACGCATTCGAGCCggcaggccgctccgacgccgcgccacccagggcctcaccgccggcatccgcagcgacgcatcgCTCGGACCTCGCTACGCCGGAGGCGCTcggccctgtcaccaccagaagcggcccggcactggcagggagaggggggcgcctggcttccccccacacacacacacgcagagtgTGGGCACCAGGGGGTTCAGCTTCCACGCTCAGGGTGTCCGCTTCCCGCGTCATTGGGGTGCCAATGACGCTacaggagagaaaaataCAGCCAGGCCTCGTTATGGCTGTGGCTGTTTTTTCTCGTTTTGTACCCAACAAACTCAGCGCAATGGTATTGCGTGAGTTCTTCGCAATGTCCGCACTGTTACCACTTGCATTGAACGAGTGCGTATTTGCCGGCGGGTGCGAGGCGTTGCGTTGTACTACGCTGAATCTCCTAAATGTCACCGTTTTCACTcagctctccacctcctctctggCTGCCTCTTCAACACCCTCCTCAGTGCCGGGAGGGTCGCAAACGACTTCATTGCCGGCGCACATTTGcactgttttctctctttagGTCTTGTTTATACTTAGAAGGGCATCTCTCTTAGGTGGCGTGATGGCCCGTAGCCGTGGCAGTTGCTGGTACTGCAGGGCACCACAGTCTTcttgcgctcctgctgcggcaccgtgGTCCGTGTGGGGCCGATCGGCATACGCAGTGCTTCTGTGCAGTCTCCTTGTGCTTTGCATTAGTGATCCTTCCGTTGCTTACGGAGTCGAGGAGGAATATGATACGATCCGCGTCATGCTAGCAGCAGGGGACAAGGCCCTCGGCCAGGGGCGCGGACACTATCAGGAGGCACTCTCCAAGTATACCGGTGTCCTCACCCGCTGGCCCAAGAATGAGCGTGCCCTGTACAGTCGTGCCGAGCTCTACTCAAtgatgcggcagcgcgcggcagcgctggacgACGTGAACATGCTCCTGAGCATCAGCAAGGAGCATCCACAGGGACTGGCACTGCGTATGTCGCTGAACATGCAGCTGGGCAATCTCTTGGACGCCCACCAGGATGGCCAGCTCCTTGTACGCGTCTATAAAGCGCTCAATAAGCCTGAGAGAGCGCAGAAGACGGCAGAGCAGGTTCGCCATCTGGAGCGGTACACGGCGCGTTGGACGGCCCTGTCGGACTTGTGGTCGCAGCCGGTGGCGGCATACACAGTAGTCCCCAACGACGCGGGCCTCCTGCGCAAGTACAAAGAATGCGTCGATCTCCTAGCCAAAGTAATTCGCGAATTTTCGAGCGACAGCGTAGAGCTCCGGCTACGTCGTGCTGCCTGTGCGCTAGCATCAGGCGATAACATCGCCGCCACGCAGGAACTCAAATATGTCACTCAGCGCAGCCCACAGAACCTCGACGTCATCGCCCTCAACGCACAagcgctgcgcagcctcGGCGCGCTGGATCAGTCTATATCGGaactgcgccgctgtcttAGCTTTGACCCCGAGCATATTCCGTGTGCAAACCTGCACAAACTGatccgccagcagcagcgcatgatGAATAACATAGTGAAGGGGCTGCAGGACAAGAAGTTTGAGACGGTAATACAGCTGATCGCCGAGGCCCGCGCAGCGGAGCCGAACGCGCCGTACGAAGAGCAGTTGGCGGCGTGGCATTGCGAAGCGCTAGTGGGTTTGCGCAATACAGACGAGGGTATTCGTGTATGTCAGGCGCTTGTGGACCGCTACGACGGCGCGAGCAGCCCCACCGTCTTCGAGGCACATATCCGCCTTGTGGAGTTGCACCTGCTTGATGacaacacagcagcagcagaggcggcgctgcagagggcacacgagctgcggcagcacgacagtaaggtggaggagatgcgagTGACGATCGAGAAATtgaagcgcagcggtgctcgcAAGGACTACTACAAGATATTGGGTCTCAAGAAGACGGCATCGGCGCAGGACATCCGACGTGCGTACCGCAAGCTGGCCAAGTCAAGCCATCCCGACCAGCTGCGCTCGAGGGACatgacggagaaggagcgagaaCGGCAGGAGAAGATGTTCCGTGATGTCAATgaggcgaaggaggtgcTCCTGGACGAGGAAAAGCGCGCCCGGTATGACAATGGGGAGGACGTCAACCAGCCCTCTGCGCAACGGGGTGAGCCGTCTTTCGGTACCAGCTTTGCCGGCGGCTTTCCGGGCGGTTTCCCGGGTGGTTTTCCAGGCGGCTTTCCAGGCGGCTTTCCAGGCGGCTTCCCGGGGGGTTTCCCGGGAGGTTtccatcagcagcgcggcggtcATCATcagttcttcttcttcaaTCAGGAGAACTAGCATATGCTGGCCTTTGTGAGTGTAcgtcctctctccttcttcttaCCTCTCCCCACCTTCTCACGGACGTCTTGGCACCAAATCACGTCTTCTCTCCATCGTCAgatgcggtggtggcgcacgtGTCGTCTCCGtgcgcgtgcatgcgtgtgtctTCCATTAATTTGCCACCCGGAGCTGTACGCTGGGAATAAGTCGTGTACACGCCAGGCACAACTTTGTCGTCGttgttgtctctctttccgtagttccttctcttcactACCAACGTTTGATGGGCTCTCGCAAGTGTTGGGGGTGTGGTGAGGTGTGCGGCGCGGGGTGTATTGTGATCCTTCTACGTTGGTGAGCGCGttgctcgtgtgcgtgtgtgtgtgtgtgtgtgtgtgtgtgtgcctgtttgttgttgttggtttTTGAGctgcctcccttctctccctctgcctcggtgctcgctgcccccctccccccttccactCCCTGTCTCACCACGTCAATGTATGCTTCAGTTTAGTGAGACCTGGGAGGTGGCTCgaggacagagaggggagggcgagggatGAAGGAGCTGAGGGAATCATCGCGGTAGACCGAGCGTCACATGCGCATGCggacccctcccccaaaagAGATGAGATTAGCGCTCAGCGTGAGATGGGCCTTTATGGGATGCGACGTGTGCCTGACTCCATCGAGGGCGCCGGTGACGGCCTTTCATCACttaccaccaccgtcgctaccctttttcgttttgtgctgccgctcagaggctcttctcgctctgtgtgcacagggagaagaggtgtTCCCCGACCACCATCacaaggagagcagcagcgcgatgaGGAGAGCCGATGCGGCTTGCAGGATGTGAGGGCAGTGCACGCTTCCCTCTGTCCTCACTTGCGTAGCCCATGGCGTtggcaagagagggagagtcgATGTGCCTCTTTATCGGCCACCTTTCGGCTCAGGAAAGGCTGGCACATGTGCATCAACGCCTACCCGTACACGCCTATGTGTGCAAGCCTATGCGTGTGAAGGCAAAGATGGCACTCAGTGAAGAAGACGCACGCTTGCCggtctcctctctttgcgtGCCATCTTCGCCAGTGCCTCAACTCTCATTTCGCGCCGGTTGCTTGTGCGGTTTCGCACACGTATCTGCACGCCTATATTACGCACGCGACATCCTCTTCCACTTTTCTGTGTCTTTGGTGTCTCGACAAATCTGTCCACCTCATTGTTCACcattccccttcctctcatCTGTGTGCCTCTCAGCATTGTATCACCGCGGTCTatcacacatacgcacactcGACGTGTGTCTCTCGCCCGTTCGATCGAAGTAGCGGTCtactttcctcccccctttgtcCTCTTAATCgactcttttctcctttggtGTCGTGGCTTCTACATTAGTGGCTTCCTCaaccctctcccaccccacccgctccccccttcctctcttccacatATTTTCCAATTCACGTGCACTCACAGAGTCATCCACTTGTCCTCGCCCCTGCTCGGCGTGTGCCTCTACGTGTAGGGGTCGCACAAAAACCGCAGgcgtcttcttccctttccaaCTTATTTCTTCTGCAGCTTTACGCGTATCGCTGTTTTGTACTCCCTCTCGGGCTGCACAGTAGCCACGCTTCTACCCCCTGTGTTAcagttcttcttctctttgcATAAGTTCCCTTGACTCTCCCTcatcttcccctccccctaacCCTGCAGCGAGTAACGCCTAAGCGCCCTAGAAGGACGTTCTTAAGGGCACacctacacccacacacacactagcTAACTCCACGCGTATCGAGGCTGGCTACTGTGATACATACTCGCGCATAGGGCGAAGTTTAAAGAGAACGTGTAGTGCCACTGCTATTCACCCGACTCTCGCACCCATGCCCGGCCTCAAGAAGGATGTACTGTCGATTGAAGGCACCTACTATGACACGGAGAAGCTTGCACGGATTCACCCTGGCGGTGCGATGATGGTACGACTCTGCAACGGCCGCGAGTGCACGGCGATCTTTCTGAcctaccaccgccgccgcttcccCCACGCGCTCTACGAGGAGTACCAAGTACCCAAGGAGCAAGTGCATCCTGACAGTCTCATCGAGCAACGCCAGCAGCCGCGCTACGAGAGTTACCTCGAGTTGTGCAGCAGAATTCAGCCAATTATTGCACAAACCAAGGGCTTTGCTCCGTGGTACTACTACCTGAAGGCGGGGCTCTGGCTAGCGGTGATGCTCGGGCTCGATCTCTACTCCCTGTTCTACCACCGTGCGTACTTCTTAACGCTGATTCAGTCGTTTTCCATGGCCATGGTCGGCCTGAACGTCCAGCATGACGCCAACCACGGCGCACTGAGCCGCAACTGGCGCGTTAACCGCGTTCTGGGGTTCTCCCAGGATCTGCTgggtggcagcagcatcagctgGATTGTGAACCACAACTACATCCACCACGTCTATACTAATGAGCCGGAGCGGGACGCCGATCTTGATATTCCGCTGCTCCGCTTGCACAGTGGCATCCCGGTCAGGCTGGCCTACTGCCTGCAGCAGTTTTACATCGTTCTTCTCGAGGCCTTCTTTGGTCCTGTGCATGTGCTCTCGAACATCATCTTCCTCGCCAAGGGCCCGAGTGAGAAGCAGCGTCTCCTCAAGAGGCAGTGGGGCATGAGTCTGTGCCTGCTCTCCATCATTCCCTACCGTCTTGTATGCAACTTTCTGCACGCGACGAGCTTCGGCGACGGCGTGGTGAACTGCCTGCTGCAGTACGTGCTTGGCGGCTTCTACCTTGCCGGCTTCTTCCTCATGTCACACAACTTCGACGGCGCCAAAAAGGTTGGCACGAGCGACGGGCTCGATTTTGTTGCCTGTCAGACGGAGACGAGCTGCAACTTTGGTGGCTGGTGGTGGGGTCAGATAAACGGTGGCCTCAACTTTCAGATTGAGCACCACCTTTTTCCACGAGTGCACCATAGCTACTACGCTTACCTCGCACCGGTTGTGCGCCAGTTTTGTAAGGAGCGCGGCTTTCCCTACGTCAGCTACAACACGTTTCAGGAGAACATGATGAGCACGTTTCGCCACATGGAGCAGTACGGGCGTGGCcaggagaaggtgaagagcgcCTAGGTGTGACTCATACTGCACCTGCtgttgcgtgcgtgtggggggtgggtgggtgggtgtgcgcgccGCGGAAACTGttgaggaaaggagaagagtggaTTTTCACAATGGTGGCTGCTTAGGGCCAACTCCAGTTGCTCTCACTTTTTCAGGCGGCGTGCACAGCGCCTCGCTGTGCTCCTCCACGACGCACAACATCGTCCTCGGACGCggacttctctcttcgttgaCTCCTACCACGCTGCACTCCTTTTATCACCTCCCTCTTGTTCTTGCGGTAGGTGCCCCTGTCTCTGGCTAACGTTTGCGCGCTAAGGTGAAGCCGGCACTACGCTCTCGTGTGCGTGAACTTCTCGAAAAGTGCCACGTATGTAGTCGTGTCTCGCGAAAACCGCGCTGGGGAACACCGCAGTGCCTgggacagggggggggggaggcggtgggtggggcggggTGAGGCCTCGAGCGTCGCTAACGCATGAAAGGAAAATAAAAAGGcgcagaaaaagagacaTTTCGCTTAGAGTAAGGGAGGCGGATGGTGATGCATGTCGGGGACGGGCATCCGTGAGCTCTTAGAACAAGCGCCATATCGCCACTACCTTCGGTGACGCAAGcagccacccccccccttcctcccgaGGCCCCCCTCTTATTGTTTCCTCTGGCGCTCCGACGAAGGTGTGtcgtgcccccctccccctctttgtgtgctGCGGTGCTTCGATCGTTGCACTTCGCGCCCCCTTCACTGATGCTGAggcgcggcagaggcagcggggAGCCATGAACGGAGagtgcaggcgctgctgcagccacgCGATCTGTGCCCCActccctctgccgctgcgtctaCTCATGTCAGCTTGGACGTTTTCAGTACCCCCgttgtctctccctctccctctccagtCTTCGTCTCGCGTCCttcgcgcgcgtgtgggcaCTCTCCGGGTCGGTTGTGCGGCGACGCACCACGCCACCGtactgtttctctcttttctctgcgtACGCAGGTGTGCGCTGAGTCACACCTGGGCAAGCTGCCTTCTCATTCAatttttcttccctctctcgcgcacgtgtgtggctGGGACGCAGCCTACCAGTGGGTGCCGCCGTATCCTTTTCATTTTCACTCGCACTCTTCTCCCAAGGAGCTAACACAGCGTACCCTGAGCGCTTGTTCTAACCAACTCTTActttcgcttcctctgtTGCTTAGAGGTTTGTGTTTGGCAGAATCACCATCACAAATGCCCCTCATGAGCTCGCAGGCGTCTGCTGTGCCCTCGTCGCATCTGCTTAGCTTGGGGGATGGCAGCGATGTCAACGTGACGGCGAGCTCGACcgcgtcgccggcgccgccacgcaACCCCAGAGCAACTGTGTCTAACGCTTCTCACTACGCGGCCAAGgacgtggaggcggtggagcttGACCCCGCTGCGCTGTGGGCGGTGCTTGACCTGCCGGCACCGGAGTCGATGCCGTCCCAGCACACGTCGCGCCGCGTCGTCTTACTCGGACGCCCACTCAGTGGGAAGCGCACCCTCTGCCGACGCCTGTGCTTCGCAGCGCAGGCACAGTACGCTGGCAGTGATGGCGCGACTGACGGCGGCCCCCAGAGCGGCGGTGTCGCGGCGAACAACGACCGGGAACCCCTCTACCACCCAAgcaccgacgacgacgaggattCGGCCCTTTTCCCTAACCGGAACGTCGGCGGATGTAATATGCCAGGCGCCTACTCGACGGGTGGCACGCCGCGGCAGTGCACAGGGGTGGGGCCGCAAGATCGAGTAAAACCCCTGTCCCACGGGTCGGGTGTGTGCTTTGACTATGTGGTTCAACGAGTCCCGACGCGACTTGCGCACGGATGCGGTGGTGCTAACGATGGGCTTGCGTCCGGGAATCAGCGCTCGTCTACTGGGTTCCTGATGGCTCCTCTTGGTGGGACAGTGCGCCGCACTACGGAGTTCTTCTGCTGTGACAACGCGGGCGCCTTGTCAATGGCTCTGCCCACGCTCGATCATGTCGAGTCAGGACTCGTGCTCATGGTGATCGATGTTAGTGATGTGTCGACCAttcggcagcagctggactACTGCTACTCGACGCTCGAGAGCTACATAGCCAACCTTCTGCGTACGCAGGCACCAAGCCACGACGAGGTGCGCCGTATGCAgcttgctgcagcgcagcaggaATACTGGTTTGCCGAGGAGCAGAAGCTGCGCACTGTACGGGCAAACTTGGcaagcggcggcactgcggcggccgcatcttcctcttccttgaCCAAGGAGTGCCTCTTCGATGCTTCTTTCGCGGACTCGGCAGCGAGCGTTGACAAGGCGAACAGCACTCCGCTTCGCGTTCCCGCCTCTGCTGGTACGGTGTGCACAATGCGCAGCGTCATCGTGTGCACCAAAGTCGATAGTCTCGAACGCGCCTCGCGTGCGATTGGGCTGGTGGAAAGCGGCACCATTGAAAGTGAGGCGTTACTCGATCGCCTCGGTATCCCGGGAGAACTGCGCCTTGCCATGCGGCActcgctgcagtcgctgctgtgcctggTGTCGCAGCTGGTGCGTCAGTACGCTATCTACCACAGGGCTGCACTGGCATCGGTGTGTTTGCGTGTATCCATGACAACAGCAGGCGCGGAGGGCGAATACGCCAACTCGGCACTAGTAAATCCCTTCTATAAGGGCTTCTGGGCGTACATCGCGTATCTCCTGtacagcagcgagggcccCAATGCGTCGGTGCCGAGCGACGTTCTGCGTGTTTGCTCTGCTCGAATGTACCCTCACGCGTTGTTGCCATGCGGCCTTGATtccttggcgctgctgaaccaCTTTGTCACTTCCAGCAACGTCCAGCTGCCGGAAGGACCCTCGCTCATGGCGCCGGAGGACCCTGCTGACTCGGCCATCCGCACGACAGCCGAGGGCGTTATCACTCCCGACGGTGTCTTCTTACTTCACCAAAAGTACATTCAGCAGGCGCAAGCAGACCTCACGAGTTGGACGGCGCTGTGGGGCAACCCCGCGGAGGCCATGCATAGCGGTGATGACATGGTATGGGACACCTTGTAGAGGGTGGCAGCAGGTGCCGAAAGAATCGGGGAGAAAGCAGCTGTGCCCGCTGTGGTGCTTGCTGCAGAGGCtggggtggcggcgacgtTGCCGCTTACAGCAGCTACCATTTCTTCTAAgcttcctcgctgcctgtcgtgtgtttttccttttctttgccacTCCTTCGTGGCAAATATATGCGAACATTAACCCCAACACTGACAGTCCACCACCCTGCCAGACGCCAGCTGTGCGCATGCATGTTTATGCCTGACTCATTCGTCTTGCACCACAATATGCGGCAGTGCGGAGAGCCTGCTTAGAGGGGCCTACAAGCTGCTCCTTTGGTGTAGGCCTCTAATCACCAGCGCGCACGTATACGACTTGCCTTGCACGTGAGCTTCCGGTGCTTCATACTTTTTAAGGATGTCAGGGCTGATTGTTTCCCTAATCGCTTTTCGCGCAGGCAATGGCCATAGCCATACCGGTAGTGGCACTGGGCCTTTACCagcttcccccctctctctctacacacacacacacgcatcttCTcgttccctctttcttccccctttctctcacgTGGGTCGACTGACCACGTCGAACAACCTCACACGTTGGTGTCTTTGTTGTGCTCCCTGAGGATGCGTGAGCACTGAAGACCAAAAGATGAGGCGACACTATTTTGAGTGTTCTCTTCGcgactccccccccctctgaCGCCTCCTCACCACAAAACGTCGTCTCCAAAGGCGTAAGTGGCGTCATTCACTCCGGTGCTTCGGTTCGTTTTTTCTACACC
Above is a genomic segment from Leishmania panamensis strain MHOM/PA/94/PSC-1 chromosome 14 sequence containing:
- the SHMT-S gene encoding serine hydroxymethyltransferase (SHMT-S) (TriTrypDB/GeneDB-style sysID: LpmP.14.1300), which translates into the protein MASLLPTLAEQDPELANMIELEMSRQFRGLEMIASENLTSKAVLECLGSALTNKYAEGEPGNRYYGGTVYVDMVENLAKKRALAAFGLDPEVWGVNVQPYSGSPANFAAYTALLEPHSRIMGLDLPSGGHLTHGFYTPKKKVSATSIYFESFPYRVKEDGLIDYDTLESVALVFRPQMIIAGASAYARDFDYERFRHICDEVGSLLLMDMAHTAGLIAGGALKSPFPYADVVTTTTHKSLRGPRAGMIFYRKKDFQGKPTDYENRINQAVFPGCQGGPHEHQIAAIATQMREVCTPEWKVYAKQVQSNAHTLADALSAKGHKFVSGGTDNHLLLWNVRVHGLTGSKMEKLLDAVSISVNKNTIPGDKSAMTPGGIRVGTLSLTSRGMVEADMRVIAEFLDRAIELAKQIQTEVGSVKLNDFVEALPKYSGVAALRRDVEAFATTFSIPTFDVARIKYWGDPPKEL
- a CDS encoding hypothetical protein (TriTrypDB/GeneDB-style sysID: LpmP.14.1310), giving the protein MLAAGDKALGQGRGHYQEALSKYTGVLTRWPKNERALYSRAELYSMMRQRAAALDDVNMLLSISKEHPQGLALRMSLNMQLGNLLDAHQDGQLLVRVYKALNKPERAQKTAEQVRHLERYTARWTALSDLWSQPVAAYTVVPNDAGLLRKYKECVDLLAKVIREFSSDSVELRLRRAACALASGDNIAATQELKYVTQRSPQNLDVIALNAQALRSLGALDQSISELRRCLSFDPEHIPCANLHKLIRQQQRMMNNIVKGLQDKKFETVIQLIAEARAAEPNAPYEEQLAAWHCEALVGLRNTDEGIRVCQALVDRYDGASSPTVFEAHIRLVELHLLDDNTAAAEAALQRAHELRQHDSKVEEMRVTIEKLKRSGARKDYYKILGLKKTASAQDIRRAYRKLAKSSHPDQLRSRDMTEKERERQEKMFRDVNEAKEVLLDEEKRARYDNGEDVNQPSAQRGEPSFGTSFAGGFPGGFPGGFPGGFPGGFPGGFPGGFPGGFHQQRGGHHQFFFFNQEN
- a CDS encoding delta-4 fatty acid desaturase, putative (TriTrypDB/GeneDB-style sysID: LpmP.14.1320) produces the protein MPGLKKDVLSIEGTYYDTEKLARIHPGGAMMVRLCNGRECTAIFLTYHRRRFPHALYEEYQVPKEQVHPDSLIEQRQQPRYESYLELCSRIQPIIAQTKGFAPWYYYLKAGLWLAVMLGLDLYSLFYHRAYFLTLIQSFSMAMVGLNVQHDANHGALSRNWRVNRVLGFSQDLLGGSSISWIVNHNYIHHVYTNEPERDADLDIPLLRLHSGIPVRLAYCLQQFYIVLLEAFFGPVHVLSNIIFLAKGPSEKQRLLKRQWGMSLCLLSIIPYRLVCNFLHATSFGDGVVNCLLQYVLGGFYLAGFFLMSHNFDGAKKVGTSDGLDFVACQTETSCNFGGWWWGQINGGLNFQIEHHLFPRVHHSYYAYLAPVVRQFCKERGFPYVSYNTFQENMMSTFRHMEQYGRGQEKVKSA
- a CDS encoding hypothetical protein (TriTrypDB/GeneDB-style sysID: LpmP.14.1330) codes for the protein MPLMSSQASAVPSSHLLSLGDGSDVNVTASSTASPAPPRNPRATVSNASHYAAKDVEAVELDPAALWAVLDLPAPESMPSQHTSRRVVLLGRPLSGKRTLCRRLCFAAQAQYAGSDGATDGGPQSGGVAANNDREPLYHPSTDDDEDSALFPNRNVGGCNMPGAYSTGGTPRQCTGVGPQDRVKPLSHGSGVCFDYVVQRVPTRLAHGCGGANDGLASGNQRSSTGFLMAPLGGTVRRTTEFFCCDNAGALSMALPTLDHVESGLVLMVIDVSDVSTIRQQLDYCYSTLESYIANLLRTQAPSHDEVRRMQLAAAQQEYWFAEEQKLRTVRANLASGGTAAAASSSSLTKECLFDASFADSAASVDKANSTPLRVPASAGTVCTMRSVIVCTKVDSLERASRAIGLVESGTIESEALLDRLGIPGELRLAMRHSLQSLLCLVSQLVRQYAIYHRAALASVCLRVSMTTAGAEGEYANSALVNPFYKGFWAYIAYLLYSSEGPNASVPSDVLRVCSARMYPHALLPCGLDSLALLNHFVTSSNVQLPEGPSLMAPEDPADSAIRTTAEGVITPDGVFLLHQKYIQQAQADLTSWTALWGNPAEAMHSGDDMVWDTL